Within the Gordonia westfalica genome, the region CGCCGGTCGGCAATGGCCTGCACCGCGGCCAGATGGGCGGCCTCGGCGGCCTCGGCGACCGACTCGCGCTCACTGAGTACTTCACGGGCCGTCTCGAGCTGTTCGGCGGCGATCTCGACGCCCTCGGTCAGCTCGGCCTCGAGTTCGGCGGCCTCGAGGGCCTGTTCGTCGAGTTCCTCCGGATCCGGTCCGGTGGACTCGGTGGCGGCCTCGCTCAGGTAGCGGCTGCGCTCGGCGGCGACCCGGCGGGTCGCGTCGACGCGCTCGGCGAGGGCCGACAGCCGGAACCAGGCGCGGCTCGCGGCCGCGGCCGCCGGGGTGACCTCGGCGAGATGCTGTTCGTGTTCGGTGAGCTCGGCGTTGGCCCGGTCGAGTTCCGCGGCGACCTCGTCCTGGCGGCGCCGCACCTCTTCCTCGACGGCGGAGTGTTCGGCCATCTCGGTGCGACGGATCACGAGGTCGTCGGCGGCGAGGCGCAGGCGGGCGTCGCGGAGATCGGCCTGGACGGTCTGGGCGCGACGGGCCACCTCGGCCTGCCGGCCGAGCGGCTTGAGCTGGCGCCGCAGTTCGGCGGTGAGGTCGGTCAGCCGCGCGAGGTTGGCCTGCATCGCGTCGAGCTTGCGAACCGCCTTCTCTTTGCGCTTGCGGTGCTTGAGGACGCCCGCGGCCTCCTCGATGAACGCGCGCCGGTCCTCGGGGCGCGATTCGAGGATCGCCGACAGACGTCCCTGCCCGACGATGACGTGCATCTCGCGTCCGATACCCGAGTCGGACAGCAGCTCCTGGACGTCCATGAGCCGGCAGGTGCTGCCGTTGATCTCGTACTCCCCCGCGCCATCGCGGAACATGCGACGGGTGATCGAAACCTCGGAGTACTCGATCGGCAGCTCACCGTCGGCGTTGTCGATGGTGAGCGTGACCTCCGCACGTCCCAGCGGCGGACGTCCGGAGGTGCCCGCGAAGATGACGTCCTGCATCTTCCCGCCGCGCAGCGCCTTGGCGCCCTGCTCGCCCATGACCCAGGTCAGGGCGTCGACGACGTTGGACTTACCGGAGCCGTTGGGGCCGACGACGCACGTGATACCCGGCTCGAAGCGCAGGGTCGTCGCCGAGGCGAACGACTTGAAGCCCTTCAGGGTCAGGCTTTTGAGGTGCACGACGGTACAGACTACTCACCATCGCGACACCTTTCGGGCAACGCTCACCGTTCGAGGAAGCCGACCAGGTCTCCGCGCGCCGGGTCCAGGCTGTCGACCACCAGATCCACCCGACCGGGGGTCTCCCCGGACCGAAGCGCATCGAGCAGAGCCTGCACCTTGTCGCGGGGTCCCTCGGCCACGACGTGCACCCGCCCGTCGGCCTGATTGGACGCGTAACCGACCAGGCCGAGCTCCAGGGCCCGCGACCGCGTCCACCATCGGAAGCCCACGCCCTGGACGTATCCGTGGACGAACGCGGACAGCCGGACGGGGTCGGCACTCATGGGCGTCAGTCCGTCACGATCTTCAGGTCGACCTCGGCGCCGGCCTTGATGGTGCGGCCGACCGTGCACACGGCGTCGATGGCCCGCTCGACGACGACGAGCAGACGCTGTGCGGCCTCCGCGTCGAGTTCGGAGAGGTCGACCTCGAGGATCTCCTCGATCCGCGGGTACACCTCGTTCTCCCGGTCGGCGTCACCGCTGACGCGGATGGTGGCGTCGTAGTCGTCGCCGAGGCGGCGCGACAGCGGACGGTCCGACGACATTCCGGTGCAGGCCGCGAGCGCGATCTTGAGCAGTTCGCCCGGCGTGAAGACCCCGTCGACGTCCTGCGAGCCGATCTTCACCTCGGCGCCGCGCGAGCTGCGCCCGGTGTACAGACGGGTGCCGGTGCGCTCGACCCAGAGGTCGGTGTGCGCGGGCTCCGCGGCCTGGGCCGGGGCGGCGGTGTTCTGTTCGATCGTCATGCTGGGATGAGTCCTCTCAGGCGGCGGGGCGGCGCTGGCACCGCAGACCATAGTAAGAGCTGCGATTCAGGAAAGATTCCCGGCGCGCATGAGTGTGAGACGGTCGCTACCGTCTCCGACATGGCTCGCAGACCGGTGACGCATGCGTTGGACCCGTTGACTCGTAGATGGTGGCGGGCGGTCGGACGGCCCGTCGACCTCTCTACTCCGGACTTCGCTTTCCTGGCTGCGCCCCACAACGGCCGGCTTGAGGTCGGCGACGCCTGGCTGCACCGATACGAGAAGCGAGGCGAGGTCGACCCGCCGTCGCCGAACGCCGGCCTGTTCGACGACATGTCGGTACTCGACGGACCGGACTTCCGGGCTGCGGACCTCCACCCGATGGTCCGCGACTTCTACGAACACACCGGATCGTGGCGGATGGAGGTCTGGTCGCAATGGAATCCGCTGTTCGCTCCCGGCGGGATGGCTGTCGCCGCGCTGTTCGGCCGGCGCGTCGAACAACTCGCATTGCCGACCGAACCCCTGTCCGTGAGCCGTGGCATGTCGAGTGAGGTCCGTGTCGTCACCGGCGACTCGGGGCACCGGGAGGGTGCGGCCTGGCTCCGGCGCCTGCGCCTCGACGGCTCTGCTGTGTACAGCGGGTTCTATCGCTGGGCGGTCCTGCCGGGGCAGCCACAGCCGCACGTCGCGGTCGCCTTTCCGCTCGAACTCGGCAACGTCCATGTGTTCCTCACCCCACGCGCGGAGGCCGACGGGGCACTGACCTTGACGTCCCGATCTCGTCGATTCGGCGAGGACGGCGCCTACGTGTCGGTACTCTTCGGCGAGGAGTGGCACTCGGCGCAGCCGCCTCTGCGGGAGTCGTTCCGGGTGTATGTCGACGACGAAGGTGTCCTGCGCACCGATCACGAACTGAGGGTCGGGCGATTCCGGGCCTTACGGCTGCACTACCGATTGGAACGGCACTGACACCGCGGGCGGGTCGTCAGGCCGCCGCCGACTCTCGGCTTGCGTTGCGTTCCTTCCATTCCCACACCGCGTAGATCACCTCGGTCGCATACCCGAGGTCGAGCTTGCCGCCGCCCACAGGCACTGTCGCATCGGCCGCGATCTTCGAGTCTGGCTGCCACAACCCTGGGGCACGTGTCGCGGGACCCACGTCGATCACCGAACCACCCGGCCGGTGGAACGAAAACCGTTGCGCCCCATGACCGGTGATGCTGAACTCACCCCGATGCAGCGCACGGTGACAGCTTCCACACAACAGGATCAGGTTGTCCAGCTCGGTCTCCCCACCGGCCGACCAGAACACCACGTGATGGGCGTGCAGATGCCGTGTGCGTTCACAGCCGGGCGTCTGGCAGCACCGGTCTCTCAGGAACAACGCCCTGACGAGTGCCTTGTTCGGCGTTCGCGACCTACGCCCCAACCCCAGCAACGCCAACTTTCCCGGAGCGCCGGAAACCCTGCTGGACAGCGCCTTACGGACCGCAGCACCGCAGTGCGCCTCCTCCAACTCGGCCTCCGACAGTGCCGGCCCGTCGTCAAGGTGGGCCTGTTCCCCACCCTCGTCGGTATGGATCAGAATCTCGGCTCCCGGCGCAAGATCAGGCATCGCGATCCCCTCGTGCACCATGTCGGCCATCGCCACCATCGCCGGCGCCAGATTC harbors:
- a CDS encoding OsmC family protein, giving the protein MTIEQNTAAPAQAAEPAHTDLWVERTGTRLYTGRSSRGAEVKIGSQDVDGVFTPGELLKIALAACTGMSSDRPLSRRLGDDYDATIRVSGDADRENEVYPRIEEILEVDLSELDAEAAQRLLVVVERAIDAVCTVGRTIKAGAEVDLKIVTD
- a CDS encoding acylphosphatase, translated to MSADPVRLSAFVHGYVQGVGFRWWTRSRALELGLVGYASNQADGRVHVVAEGPRDKVQALLDALRSGETPGRVDLVVDSLDPARGDLVGFLER